In the Desulfurobacteriaceae bacterium genome, TAAATACGAAGATGTTGCAAATACGAGAAAGCAAGCAATGGAGATCTTTTCAAAACTTTCAATAATAGTTTCTGTTATAGCCTTTAGCGTTGGAGCTCTCGGAATACTGGCCGTTATGACTTTATCTGTTCACGAAAGACTTGTTGAAATCGGAGTAAGAAGGGCTTTTGGTGCTACAAAGATTGACATTTTCAAGCAGTTCCTCCTTGAGTCAACGGTTCTTTCTTTAGTAGGTGCTGTTTTTGGAATATTTGTTGCTACGTTACTTGTGACTTTAATATCAAAAGTGGCCGGCTGGGAAACCTTTATTCCAGTAAAGGGAATAGTTGTATCTTCCTCTCTTTCCATAATAATAGGTTTAATTTCGGGCATTTATCCTGCACTCAGAGCAACATCTTTTGAACCGAAAGAGATTTTAAAAGATTCTTAAAACACTAACTTATAGAGTTGCTTTCTCCAAATGAATCGATCTTATCATGGATGTTTTGTAAGAACTGCTTGGTAGCGTTCACCTTTTTAAGAGCCTTATTAAGGTGTGTTTCCAGTATAGTGTATTCCTTGACTGCTTTTTCTATTTCGTTTTTGAGAGAATTCATTTCGGAAATAACTTGTTCCACATTTTGTTCTATTTCAAATGCTTTAAGACCTTCAAGGATTACATGTAAGTAGCTCATAAAGGTATTAGGAGAAACAGGAAAAACTCTTTTGTCGATTGCATATTTATATACTTCAGGTTCTAAAATGAATGTCTCATACCAAACGCTTTCCGAAGGTATGTACATAAAAGCAAAATTTGTAGTGTTGCACTCTGCCGGTTTTATATATTTTTCGGATATGTCATCTATCATTTTTTTTATATCATTAATAAGGTCTTTTTTATTTCTTTTACCATCTAATACCTTCAGAAAGTTATCTAAAGGAAATTTTGAATCTATGGGAAGAAGCTTACCATCTATAACTAAAATTGCATCCACTTTATTTGTTCCCAATGGATACTGAAATCTGTACCTATCTTTTGGGAAAACTTCTTTTATAAGATTTTCTAGAAGAGCTTCACCGAAAATCCCCCTTTGCTTTGGAGGTCTTAAGATGTTTTGGAGAGTTTGCACTTCAATAGCAAGTTTCTCCATTGTTTCAAGTTGACTAC is a window encoding:
- the rmuC gene encoding DNA recombination protein RmuC; the protein is MGVSFPDILTLTGILVVAVITILIYRKLQTPTSLEELIEIREKINHDNEEIRKVLDELRNKLQTLEYEFETKVVKNVAQDLNNTKESIVSQLLDLKENVHEMSEKNTNLSFETKQKLLEMENKINKTIRDISDSISKSISELYEKLGRVSSQLETMEKLAIEVQTLQNILRPPKQRGIFGEALLENLIKEVFPKDRYRFQYPLGTNKVDAILVIDGKLLPIDSKFPLDNFLKVLDGKRNKKDLINDIKKMIDDISEKYIKPAECNTTNFAFMYIPSESVWYETFILEPEVYKYAIDKRVFPVSPNTFMSYLHVILEGLKAFEIEQNVEQVISEMNSLKNEIEKAVKEYTILETHLNKALKKVNATKQFLQNIHDKIDSFGESNSIS